One Natronorubrum halophilum genomic window, GTCGGACCGTCCGCTCGAGACCCGTACGAACAGCGCTAACCGGCACGGGATTTCGGCTATGGTCAGTCAGATACCGTCCAGAGGCGGCATTCTCACGCCCAACGACTACCACGTTCCGCGGTATCCGTTATCACTGGACGATGGGTGAAACAGTCAAAGTCATCACACTGACCGGCAACTCGACAGAATCGTGGGAAGACGCCGCACAGAACGCGATCGACGATGCGGACCAGACGCTCGAGAACATCACCGGAGTCGAGATCGAATCGCAGACGGCGGAAGTCGACGATGGAACGATCGAACAGTATCGGACGACCCTCGACGTCGCGTTCGTACTGAACAGATAACCCAGACGACGGTTGCAGAGGACGCAACCGTCCGATTAGCGGTCCTCGATCGGCTCTTCAGCGACCTCGTCGATTTTCGAGAGGGTCGTTTCGACTCGTTCCCAGTGACTGCCGCGCCAGAAGTGCTGATCACAAGATCGACAGCGCCAGACGTCGGTGCCGGCGGGGTCGGGTGCGTACCCGGGCGTCGATGCTGACCGGTCGACGCGCTCGAGCGACCCGTTGCATCGCCCGCAGAACGCCGGCTCGTCCGCGAGCGTGAGGTCGAGCCCTGCAGCCGCGAGTTCCGCCAGTTGCGCCTCGACGTCGCGCGACTCGAGCAAGATCGCGTGTTCCCCACGAGACGCGAGCGCGAGAAGGTTGTCGTCGGATTCGACGCCGCGGTCGCCGGCGT contains:
- a CDS encoding dodecin family protein — its product is MGETVKVITLTGNSTESWEDAAQNAIDDADQTLENITGVEIESQTAEVDDGTIEQYRTTLDVAFVLNR
- a CDS encoding Mut7-C RNAse domain-containing protein produces the protein MCGGIRSYLRMCGSDTAYAGDRGVESDDNLLALASRGEHAILLESRDVEAQLAELAAAGLDLTLADEPAFCGRCNGSLERVDRSASTPGYAPDPAGTDVWRCRSCDQHFWRGSHWERVETTLSKIDEVAEEPIEDR